The Tursiops truncatus isolate mTurTru1 chromosome 16, mTurTru1.mat.Y, whole genome shotgun sequence genome contains the following window.
GAAAACTTGAGCGTGGAGAAATGCACGGGCCAGGGCGCGTACGTGTCGCGTGAGAATTTCCCCGGCCACCTCGGGGACAGGAACCTGGGATAAAACTGGGAGAACTATGGCAGCTATTTGCATCAACTTGTACCTGACTTAACTCTTGGGGGTGTCGTGTGCTTGGATTGTTTAAAGATACGGCTCCAAGGGGCGAGAATCGCGAGGGCTTTGTAAGAATACTTGAAAACTGATGACacgaatacattttattttccggTGGAGGAACTTAGTGAAAATGGTGCTACAATTGCTGTGCAAAGAAATTCCGGAGGGAAGAAGAATGTAAAAGCTTGGTGGTGGGTGGGTTGGCATCGCCCGCCCCCTTTCTGCCATCACATCGGTGACTGGTCGAGGTGGGAGATGTGAGCTCCAGTTGTCGGGGGTAGGGAGGTGGAGAATTTTGAAGGTGGGTCGAGGTGGATGTGGACTTTTAAATGACTTGACCTTGCCACCTGTGTTTCAAGGTCACGGTGTGCTTGGACGGAAGGTTGTGGGCTTCCTGGGAGAGCTAACTGACCGctgtgtcttttttctcttgctccgAGAAGAGCCCTGTCTGTGCTTCGCCACCTCCTAGCGTCTCCAGAGGACACACAGGTGGAGAGGGCTGTGCgaggagagagatttttttttctctgttctctccttctgTCCAGAGCTCCTCCTCCTCCCGTGAGGCCACTCCTGGCCGTGCCATGAGATTTCTCAGAAACAGGCATAAACAATGTCTTATGTCTCTTTCCTGCCCTCCCGGCTGGCCTTTCTTATTCCACCCTTTCTGATGTCTTCACTGCATGGATGAGACCCCGGCTGTTTTTCTGCTCTGTTCTGGTCCTCTGTGGAGCCATAGGTCTGAGCTTTCGTGGGTCTTCACCCCTCAGTTTCCTTCTGCCACCAGCTCTTTGTGAGTGACCGAAACCGTTTTTTAAATGGGACTCTCCAAGAGGAGAAACCGCAGGCTTTACCCGTATGAAACTTGACGGTGCTTTAAGTAAGGTGCCACCCCCAAACTGTAAAGGAgctaaactaatttttttaaaagattcaatgGCTTGTTCATCCTCCAGATGTAGCTATTGACGTACACTTCGCACCGGAGTGTCTGAAATTGTGGTGGTCCTGATTTATAGGATTTCTTAATTAAAGTGTCTGCTGAAtaaatttggtttttgttttggagCATGCTTTGGCTTTTTGGTGGAAGGTGGGGGAAAAAGCACAGAGGGGACACCTTTCATAATGAAGTCGTGATGGAGAGGGGACTTTGGGGTCGAGGTGTGAGATGGAGACCAGTGGAGCTGCAGTCGATGAGTGCTTCTGGGTCGATGTTCCACAAGATCAGAAAATTCAgtccaggtttttaaaaacatgctagGTGGGCTTTCTCGCCCTTTTTGGAATAAGAACATAGTCCAGAAACTTTCTAGGCTGGAGGGCAGAGACCAAGCGATTTGCTGTAtctggaggagggtggagggaggtgaattttctgatttatttgtgtTTGAAGAATGGTGAGGGTTTAGACAGAGCCTGCCTATTTTCTCCTTTGAGACTGACCCAGTCTTGAGCTGTGGCCTAGGGAAAGACAATAGGGTTTTACAGCAGTGTATTTGGTAGTTGTAAAATGGGGTGTTTTGAGCAGATGGGGGTTCAGTTAATTAAGTGGCCCTCCTGGTTCTGCCCTCAGTCTTATCTTCCCCAGGCTTGGGGCCCTTTCCCACAAGGAACCCTTTCTTGGTACAGCCCAGCTCTGCTAACCAGCCCCAGGGGCACCTGTCCTGCCCAGCACCTTCTCACACGGGCTGCAGCGGAAGGCTGCTCAGTGACTCAGTTTGACTCAGCCCCGCTGCTCAGCAGCTGTGTCATAGTAGGCAAGTCACAGCTCTGTGCGTTTTCCTCCTCTCATGTATAAAACAATTAATACTTCATAGGTTGGTTGGGAGGGTAAAACGAGGACCTGAGGTGTCTGGGACACTTAAGGGCTTATAAAATGACAGCTGCTGATTCTTGCTGCCACCACTGGCCCTTCTTCCTTCAGTGGCCCCCATCTGTCTCTTCAGCGTGCCCCACGTGCCCTAACACTTCAGCCACCCTTTCCTTTCCACTGTGAGCACAAGTCACTGCCACCTCGTTTGCTTCTGTATCATATAAGTCCCTTTTCCTGAACTTCCAGAAGGCCACCTCCACACACCTTCCAGATGGTCTGTCTCTGCTGTCATCATTCCGGGGGTTGGCACTTGACAcacgtgccaggtactgttctgggTGTTTTGAATCATTATCTCATTATGTCATGGCTTTATTCGTCATGAGGTAGGcactattttctccattttataaatgagaacacCGAGGCCCAggagattaagtgatttgcctgaaGCCACCACCTTTTAAGTtaaggagctgggatttgaacccaggcagtgtggctcTAGTTTCTCCTGCTTTCCTCAACCAGAGCTTCCAGTCATGCTGTACCACCTCCATGAGACTTTCTTGACACCATTTTCTCCCATGTTGGATTTATTAAAGTTCTTAAGAGCATCCCACAAAAACCTTGACCCAATAAATGCCTCAACACAATAGCATCAccattttcaaacttttcttgCAGGCCAGCCACatatgtgcaaggcactggggATCCGGGATGAGGCAGGGTTTCAGACATCCTGGAAGAAACCATAAGCAGGTTTGGGGCCAAGACCTTCACATAAGGTAATAGGAATTGCATGAGAGAGGCACAGATAACAAATGGTAGATGGCTGCTTTTTTTAGAACCTCAAGTCTGTAAGATGAGGGCATAGGGCCAAGATGGTGAGGTCTCACCCAATGCAGCTGTCTTCTGGGTCTGCAACATGGCCAAGACAGCACTCAGGAATGAAATTAGAGTGGTGACTGTAGACTGACAGGACCTGAAGATCTTCAGGAGCTGAGAAGCgaggtggagagaaggagaaaggggacTGAGCCCTGTTTGGGCAGGAACCCTGGTAGgcacctttttgtttttgtttttttttgccgtatgcggcctctcactgttgtgacctctccccttgcggagcacagcctccagacgcgcaggctcagcgtccatggctcacgggcccagccgctccgcggcatgtgggatcttcccggaccggggcatgaacccgtgtcccctgcatcgacaggcggactctcaaccgctgtgccaccagggaagccctggtaggcACCTTTTACAAGACGGCCCTTCACTCTTTACAATGGGGAGGGGTAGGAATTGTGGGTGGTCGAACAGGATCTAAACTCATGACTCTTAAGCTGAACCTCTTACCTTCTATCTGAGCCTACCCACACATTTCCTCATGAACCTCAGCCCCAGCTACCAATCAGCCGTTTGCAAAGGCTGTAGAGAGCAGAGTCCTGGGCCTGGGGAAGTGTCTGTGCAAAGGAGGCATTGGCCGTTCCCAAGGTGTTGCGGCTTGGGATAGCCCATTCCTAGTACTTGGCCCAGGGATGATTGTGGCTGGGATATCCCTAGTCCCTTGGAGTGGATGGGCACAGAACTGAGGACATGGGCATGGGCAGAGTTGAGACAACTCCATCTTCTGAAGGATCCAAGGTCTAGGTTTCCCTGGTAACATTCTGCAAGTCTTGAGTCCAGAAGGACAAGAGTAATAGGGAAGTTGCAAGGAGCtggttgtgtgagtgtgtgtggtcGGGGAGGGGCTTGATTAGGAGTTTCATGTGGGAAGTTACAGGGACCGCAGCCTGGTGCCTCTTAAGTGATTAGGAGTTGGAAGAGAGATTAGGGCTGAAGATAAAGACTTGGCAGTTAGGGTTAAGAGGGGTGGACGGAGCCTGGGAGATGCTGTCAGTTGGGAAGGAAAAACACTAGCCAATGTACgtagcacttaccatgtgccaggctctgtgctaagcactttacaaagaCCAATAGTAGAACCCAGAGAAGCCAAGGGAGGCTGAAGGGTGAACTGTAAGGGATGGTTGGGTATGTGTGTCTACATGCACAGGTGCACACGCACAAACGCAGAGCTATAGCTATGTGATCACTACGTATGCCCTCCGTGGTCAGGTCCAGGGTATATGGAATCAGAGCTTGCTCCGTGAccttcactgtttttctttaatcctGAAGTTATTCAGCTTCTCTTTATCAGCACCGTTAAGCAGTGTGTTTCGAACATCTGCCCTGTGAGTTCTTGCTCTGCTTAACCCAGCTGAAAAGAAGAACTATTTATGGTGCATTTGGAGAAAGGTGATTATGACTCCGGTGTCTGGGGAGGATTTTCAGGAAAACCTAGGAAACCGAATCTAATTTagacagtaaaaaaagaaacGGGCAAAAGGCAGGGCAAAGGTAACAAGATGATAACCAGCTTGTGATTCTTTTTTAACCCACCCAAATCAATAAGTCAAACAAACTCCCTGAACAGCCTATCAATTGTGGGTGGTGAATTTTACCTCCTGTGAGTCAGTTAATTGATAAAGCGGAGCAGTTAATAAACCCCTTGGTATCAGATTTAGATTTCATTCTATTGTAGCATAAGGTACAGAGAAGAAGGATTCCTTCACACGAAAACATACCCAGCCATCTCAGGCGTGAAGGGTTATACAAGGTTGTTTCAACAGCCAGCTGGTCCCTGGCCTCCCTGTGGTAGGACAGTTTGTGACTTAGAGTGCTGTCACAGGGGACAACCACCTCTAAGGTCTCCCTGAGTCCTGCCCTTCAAACCTACCCAGACTGAGCGCCCCATCCCTTCGTGCCCCCTCTAGGAGCCTTATCCTTTATAGCATCTTCCCTTCAATTCCACCCTTTGCCACTGTCCTCCAACCACAGTGGGACGAGCGCAGGTCTCTCCTGCTTGAGCAAAGCTTCCTTTggttctgttttccctttttagtTGCTGTCCCTCCTTTCCCATCCTCTCCTCTAGGCACCACAATTCATCATCTGTGCCCCAAGCACTCACTTAGCCTCCACAAGTCTGTTGAAGTTGCCCGTTTGTTTGCTCTGCAAGTATTTACTAAATGCCAATACCCAGGTGTTGTTACTAAATGCACCTATGTTTCAGACAGTGGCCTAAGCATTTTTACTAGCATTAGCTCAATGAATCATCACAACCTGATGAGGCAGGAACTTTATTATTATCAGACTTGGCGGACAAGGAATGGGAGGTGAGAGAGGGttagtaacctgcccaaggtcacaggaagGAGCTTTAAAGGAAAGAGCTGAGATTGCGacctaggcagtctggctccagagcctgcattTTAACAGCTATCTGGTGCTGTATTGAGGACTATGGGTTTTCTTTTCGAAATGtctcctttcttgtctttttctgtctttttgcgCCGAGACCCTTATCACCTGGTGCCTAAACTCTTTGAGAAAAGAAGACATTCACATATGAGCCCCTGAGATAACCCTATAATGacagtaaataaaatgaagagtgAGAACAAAATGAACTTGAAGATCACCTCCTGTGAAGAAGTTGCACAATTTTCTCAGTACAAATTATAGATGGGAGTGGACAGGGCAGGCATGAAGACCTACAGCTGAGCACTGAATTTGATTTAGAAGGATTTCTGATAGGAATGGGGGAGTTAAGAGCTGTGGCTTCAGAATGCCCTCCCCACaaaccctccccccccccttttttttttcctctgtacgcgggcctctcactgttgtggcctctcccattgcggaacacaggctccggacgcgcaggctcagcggccatggctcacgggcctacctgctccgcggcacgtgggatcttcccggaccggggcacgaacccgtgtcccctgcatcggcaggcggactctcaaccactgcgccaccagggaagcccaaacctccCCTTTGTGATATTCCTGCTGCCCCTACTCTACGAGTCCCAGTCCTGAGCTGTTTTCAAGGTTTGGCTTGAAGGGGACCTCCACCCTTTTCTGATTAAACCTCTTCTAGACTGATTATTCCCTTCCTCTACTCTTCCCTTCGCACTTTATACAACAGGGGTGCATGTTTAAGAAACGTCTTAACTTCAGAGCAAACAGGTTTATGCCTTTTAAGAAACATACTGAAGAAGTCAATAAAAGGCAGGATTTTCCACAAAAGACTTAAAGTAGTGGCCTTAACGCAGTAGCTTCCAGGAatgatgttttgttttataagagTGTTTATTGGCTATTTTGCTTCTCATACATGAGCTAATTTCACCTTCACCGGATTCTTCAAGGTAGGTGCTGTACTTAGCCCCATTTAGCAGGTGAGTTAATTGAGATTATTGAGGTGAAGGATCCTgtcccaaatcacacagctaacaaTGCAGGGCTGCCTGCAGAGCCCACGCTCTTATCTATTACACCTCCTGAGACACATTGTTATGGGCAGGTCATTTGTTTTCCCTTCAGTTATGGATGGAAAACCAGGAGGAAGCGCTGCGTGGGAGAGTTTTGCTGCTTTGTCTGCACCAGCCTTCCTGGTGTTCAAATGGAGTGCACCTCAGAGTGGAAACCTCCCTGTGCTTCCATCTCTAAATGAGGGGGTAGCACTAGACCACTGAAGGCTGAGCTCTCTCGGGGCTGGCATTCTGTGATTACTGAGCATCAGTGGAAGAGGGGGGAGCTAATTGAGTGAGTTGGTAATTTGGTTGCCAGGGTAACTCTTTCCTGATTGGAAGGTAGGGATCACAGGGTTTGACACAGACTTTGCTGGATAGGAAAGTGGTGTCTGATGTGCACTCCATATTTCTGCTTCTGAGCTGgaaaaggaaagagcaaaaaAGGGTAAAATAGAATTCAAATATTGTAGCATTTATGCCTAATTTAGAATGAAATCTTGGGGTGGCAGACTCTGGAGTTCTTTGTGAGGTGTGGCATTCTTTTCTCCAAATCACTTATTTGTCAATTTCTGTCTTTTAgtttatttagtgtttttttcattGACTTTATAGCTTTGGTCTTTTATCTTACCCAGGCCATTTTCTGTGGCCAGCTGTCTTCATAGGATGCTGAACATAAGAAAATGGTTACCGCATACCTGGCTTTCCCTAGCTCAGCCTAGGGATCTGGGGCATGGTTTTCCAGGGTTCCAATGGCAGGATCATGATGTTGGACAACTGCAGGGGTATCGTTTACATCGTAGTATATGTGTGGACTTCTGCAGTGAACAATATTGGACTATGTATGATGGTAGCAGGCTATTGGAAAGAGGCCTGAGCTGGATGACCCGAGCCCTGGGTTCTAGGTTCTGTTAGGCCTTTGACTTCGTAAATGACTTTGTAGGTCACTCTGCACTGCCCCCTTCCTGGAATATTTTTCCACCTATAAAATGGtctaataactttctttttaatatttatttatttggctgcactgggtcttagttgcagcacgcaggatctttagttgtggcatgtggactcagttgcggcacgtgggatctagtttctgggggcgcagagtcttagccactggaccaccaaggaaaaATGGtctaataacttttaaaaatcattaatgtaAACCCTGACTTATTCCAAAAGATGTCTTGGGGGTGTCTAGTAAGATCTTGCAGGATTTTTAAAGATGGACGGTTTACACCCTGTGATGGTTACAGGGTTATAGTGCAGTTAAAGCATCTCATAGTAGGCATGAGTTTTCTCCAGTCTTCCTTTTTGAAGGAGGGGGTTGTATTACATGAACCCTATGGTTGAGTCTAGCCTTAACCAGTCATTACAAGAAGCCAGCACGTTTGGGGCAGTGGCATTGAATCATGGCCATCTTGGCCCTGGATTGCTCCTAACTCTTTGACCTCCAGGAAATCCCACCTCATCTAAGAAGTGAGGACTTCAGGGCTCCTCCAGTGCCAGGGGAAGTCGGCACCTGACCACTTTCCTTTCGCTCAGAGCTCAGAGGTGGTAGCCCACTGCATTGTTAGAGGCCCCCTTCCTCAGTTGGTGTTAGAGCCTCCATAGTCACCATCCCTTTGCTGGGTGGCACTGGACTGAGGCTTCCACAATCCTTCCTGGGCAGGTTGTGGGAAATGGCTGGCTTGGTGTGTTCTGGAGGTACTTCTCAGAGACCATCAgggtctgtgtgtgtatttgaagagagagaatggggaggTATAAACAACAGGCATTGCGTCCAAAGGGGAGTTAGAAAATCAGGTCTCTAAATCATACAGCACTCAATCCAGAAAGCACCTGTGGGATCACAGCATGCCCTTGTTTTATGAGAAACCGAGGACCCAGTCGATTGGCTACCAAGGGACAGTCCTGGGAAGGAAGGGGTAGGACTGGACTATTCATCTCCAGGATGTGCCAGTCACAAGGAGCCTTTTTCTCATCATCTCATGTCTCATCtgttgtacagatgaggaaaccgaagctCACAGAGGttgagcaacttgcccaaggtccccaTTTAATAAGGGGACCTGAACCCTGGATATCCTGTTGCCAGCATGGCTCCTTCCTGGAGGAAACAGACCAAAGTAACTGAGAACAGGAGGGACAGAGATGGGCTGTTCCATCACTGCTTAGGGAGAGAATGGGAGTGAACGTGCCAAGGGCAAAGAGAGGAGTCCTTTCATACCCTCCCAGTTGGCTTTCCCACTGCAGGTTTGCATCCTGAGCAGTCCCTAACCAAGGGCTGCCCCAGCCTAAAGGGCCACCTTGTGGAACAAGTCCACTTAATGgccatagaaagaaaaaagtgataagCCTCCCAGTCTGAAGTGACTGACTGATCTGATGTCCTTTGTTAATACAGTCAGAAGGAGCTTCTCCAGCACTGACTAGTAATCCAGAAGGCTCTAAGGCTTTAGTGCATGGGATTGGTCCAAAACCTGACCTCGCTTTCATTTAATTTCATGCCAGCACCAATACACACCCAGCCACTCAGGCCCTGTCTAACTAGTGAGCTGCTCAGACACAAAGGCGCTCTAATTACCATCCACAAGCCAGGCTGACAAGGATTTCAAGTGTTTTCATGTTTATGGAGATCAGAGAAACGTGTTCTGTGCATCTCTCCCACCGACgacaagtataaaataaaaccaaacaaaaaacccaacgcATTTATTAAAAACAGATATTTCAGTTAAGTTAACATCCTATAATCAGGATAGCCACAATTCCAGACACTCCGCTGCGAAGTGTAGGTATGTCAATAGCCACATCTGGATGATGAACATGCCATTGaatcttataaaactaaaacacCAACAATACCGTCTTAGATCCTTCAGACTGAGTGAATGTTATGTTACAAGCACTTCACCAGGTTCACAATGGCAAAGCCTGCAGCTTCTCCATTTGGAGGGTCACATTTTCTACTCGGTTTCCTTCACTTACAAAGGCGAGCTGgcatggctgggggaggggcaaagggAGGAAATCAACTCCATCTATCCCGGGAATTGCAGCTGTTATTGCAAAAGGCCCCGGAGAGCCCATTATAAGCTGCTGTGCTAGGCTGTGTGTCCCTGGAGTGCCCCATCACGTGGTGTCTCCTCAGCCCCCAGCTCGGGGCCCCCAGGAGCGCCAGCGCCACCCGCTAGAGTAGGACAGCAGAGCCGAGGGGAAGAGAAGGGACCCGAGGCCACTTCTCAGGGCAGTTTCCGTGAAAGCCCGGGGCGCGGCCGCCCGCGGGAGGCACTGGCGCCCAGCACGTCGCCGCCTCCTCACACCCGCGGTGGCAGCGGTGCGCGTGTCCTCAGGAGACTCCAGCACTTGCAAAACCCCTTGCTCTACTCCGAGTACAGGCGGAACCTGGCGACTCTCCCCTGCTGGAGCCCCGCAATCTCGTGTGCCCCCAGGAAACAGTGATCTTGAACCCGAGAAGGGGCGGACAGGCTGTGAAAATACACTTTCGAGGGGACCGAGGGTTCAACTCCGCGCCTtgccctcccctttccccagcaCCTGTCGGCCCCACCTCCCATCAGCATCACAGGCGCACCGCCTTCCCCCGCCACTCAGAGAACTTCAGGCAGTTGCAAAGCGGGGGCAGAGAAAAGGTTACGTCTATTCAATTCCCCAAAACGTCCTTTCCCGGTGCCGCGTGTTTTGTATCAAGAACCAGCACCCCAAAATACACGAGATGGGTTTTTTTAAGTGTCGTAAAATTTCAAGTCTGGCAGTTTGAGGTACTCCCTGAAAGGATCTACACAGGTTCCTCTCCCCCAAAGTGGATCAGGAACCAGCCCTGGAAAGGTAAAGCAAGTAACTGGGATCATCCTCGTCCTCTGGGCGTTCGGCGATCCTAAGAAGCGTGGGCTGTGACCACATGGTCATCAGGCTGGAGGACCCGGAGAGACTGCGTGGAACTGCACGCTGCGCCACCAGGACTGGTCACGCCGATGAGGAGTCCTGCTGACTGTGAGCTTGGGGTGCGCTCTTGTAATCTGCCTTAAATAGGACCAACGAAGTCTTGTTTTTCAACCACATCGGGGCCCTCGACCTCAGTTCCCACGAAAACATTCGCGATTTTTCGATTCCTCGTCTTCATTAGTTATTTTCACGCTTCCAAAAGCGCGAGTTCACCAGTCTGAGTAGAGACGCAGCCCTCAGGGGGAACCCCTTGCCCTCCAGGCAGAGGCTGGCGCTGTGGCCACTCTCGGGGTGTTAGCTGCCGGGGACTAGAACGCCGTCGCCAGTTCTGAGCTGCGCCCTCCTCCCAGACGAGCCAGGGTCGCTGCAGGCCGGGCGAGGGCTGCGGGGCAAAGGGGGCTCATGCACTGGGGCCGACAGAGGGCCCACGAGCTGGCGTCGGGGAAGTTTTGCGTGTAACTGCAGCCGTCGCGAATGAAGCCTCCGCACGGCCTCCTTGATGAGGTTCCCCGAGATCACGAGCTGCTGCAGAAGCCGGTGCGGGTCGTCGTCGCCAGTGCGGGCTTGAGGCTGTAGCCCGCGTCGCTGCTGCAGGCGGCGGGAGGCGGCGGCGTCCCGCAGCCATCCTCGCCGGCAAGGACCCGACAGCGGCTGCGGGGCGCCTCGCTTGTCAGCTCCCGAAGGCCCATCAAGGCTGGGCTGAGGGGGCAATGGGGACAGCGCGCTGGGGCCTGCGGCGAGCTCGGCCACAAAGTAGGGCGCAGCCCGGCCCCGCACCCGGCCGCGGTCCCCGAGGGCGCAGCGCAGGGCCCCCGGGGGCGCCGGACCCCCAGTCTCGGCCGAGGCGGGCGGCAGAAGCAACGGCAGAGCCGGGGCTCGGGCCTTGTCCGCCCGCACCACCGCCGGGGGTCGCGGGGGCTGCAGTGGCGGCCCCGGGGGCGCGCACGGGGAGGCCGGGCGGTCCTGCGCCGCGTCCAGCTGCAGCGTCTCGCCGATCTGGGCCACCAGCCGGTCCACCTCGCCCGAGCCGCCCAGAGTCACCGACTGTTCCAGTAGGAGGAagctgtcctcctcctcctcctcctcttcctcgccggcttcctcttcctcctccctccggCACGGCATGGCCCCCCGCGCGGGCACCCGGAGCTCTGCGGGAGTCGCCGGCGGCTCGGCTGCCCCCGGGGCTCGGTGGGCCGCGGCGGAGCCGGGCGCGGTGCTGAGGCCGAAGCCGGAGCCGGGGCGGACGCGGAAGCCGGAGCCCGCCAGGCACTCTCGCCGCGCGCCAGCAGCCGCGGGAGCCGGAATCCTACCGGCTCTGGTTGATTTGTAAACAATGGGTGACGTTGCAGCCGGCCCCTACCACCGCGCCGGGGAGGGGTTGCGCCGTACCGTTGAGGGGCGGGGCGCCCTCTGGGCAGGGGTCCCGGGTGAAGCCTTGATACCTCTGAGTTCTACAGCCCTGAATGCTGTCTGCGGGGGGCACTGGGGAGCCGATCCTCGCTCTCTCGGCCGGGCGTGATCGGTATTTCCAGAAGATGGACACCGGCGTGGCCTCTGTTGGTTTCTTCCACGCACAAGCAAGGACACttacacccacacacccacacacttcTCTCCCTTAGGCGCGTCAACTCATCTGTTTTTGGCATTTGCACCTTTGAGGTCCGGGATGCTGGCAATTTGGGAAGTGATGGCAGAGCGAGTGAAGCGAGTGACGGAGAGGAGAAGGCGTCAAGCTAGGGATCTGTCTGGAGATTAGGCAAACGAAGCTGAAAGAGACGAAAAGGAAGACGGAGACCTTGTGGTGCGATGGGGGTGGAGGATTGGGAATTGGCAAAGAAAGGCCACTGATTAACGTTTTTTTGATCAGGAGTGTGGGTATGTGGGGACCTGGACTGGGGCTGTCATTACTGGAGAGGAGGTTGCTCGTCTTGGGAGGGGCGGCGAGCTAGAAAGTTCTTTTAAGAAGAATGCCTCAGCCCAGTAGGGGAGTATCCTTTCTGAGGGGgtagcaagagaagaaaatgg
Protein-coding sequences here:
- the FRAT1 gene encoding proto-oncogene FRAT1 → MPCRREEEEEAGEEEEEEEEDSFLLLEQSVTLGGSGEVDRLVAQIGETLQLDAAQDRPASPCAPPGPPLQPPRPPAVVRADKARAPALPLLLPPASAETGGPAPPGALRCALGDRGRVRGRAAPYFVAELAAGPSALSPLPPQPSLDGPSGADKRGAPQPLSGPCRRGWLRDAAASRRLQQRRGLQPQARTGDDDPHRLLQQLVISGNLIKEAVRRLHSRRLQLHAKLPRRQLVGPLSAPVHEPPLPRSPRPACSDPGSSGRRAQLRTGDGVLVPGS